The following are from one region of the Synergistes jonesii genome:
- a CDS encoding lytic transglycosylase domain-containing protein: MHAIPSGVKVCPNKIAQNAESRKRDKKTRGSSSSCAPLLCAMLLCLAAAFCAARQCGGEKWARGWRAWRAGDAATAAKEWSSRPLSAPFNTGAPRIYYWKIRALEKLGREKEAATTASMMALRFPLDFYSIALAHEGHYPFLTRAVFEACGNSSYPRRWEKEISAASAKTGVSKNILFAMVRQESNFNERAVSRSGAVGLMQLMPPTAREAASRLKNDGLSLSNPAHNIMLGASHFAHLNERFAGRLPMALAAYNAGAGSVSSWALYAGSWVEWIEEIPYRETRVYVRSVLKNYEIYIATDEENGGEERSFFAAGRPPAGNKMAALKEK; the protein is encoded by the coding sequence ATGCACGCAATTCCCTCCGGGGTCAAGGTCTGTCCGAATAAAATAGCGCAAAACGCCGAAAGCCGCAAGAGAGATAAAAAGACGCGCGGCTCCTCTTCGTCGTGCGCACCGCTCCTCTGCGCGATGCTCCTTTGCCTGGCGGCGGCTTTCTGCGCGGCCAGGCAGTGCGGCGGCGAAAAATGGGCCCGCGGATGGCGGGCGTGGAGAGCGGGCGACGCGGCTACGGCCGCGAAGGAGTGGTCGTCAAGGCCGCTCTCGGCTCCCTTCAACACCGGCGCTCCGCGGATATACTACTGGAAGATACGCGCGCTCGAAAAGCTGGGGCGCGAAAAAGAGGCGGCAACCACCGCGTCGATGATGGCGCTGCGCTTCCCGCTCGATTTTTACAGCATCGCGCTCGCGCACGAGGGGCATTACCCATTTCTGACGCGCGCCGTCTTCGAGGCCTGTGGGAATTCTTCCTATCCTCGCCGCTGGGAAAAAGAAATATCCGCGGCCTCTGCGAAGACCGGCGTCTCAAAAAACATCCTCTTCGCAATGGTGCGGCAGGAAAGCAATTTCAACGAGCGCGCCGTGAGCAGGAGCGGCGCTGTCGGGTTGATGCAGCTGATGCCGCCAACGGCGAGAGAGGCCGCGTCGCGCCTGAAAAACGACGGGCTCTCGCTGAGCAACCCCGCTCACAACATCATGCTCGGCGCTTCGCACTTCGCGCATCTGAACGAACGATTCGCGGGGCGTCTACCCATGGCGCTCGCGGCCTACAACGCTGGAGCGGGCAGCGTATCGAGCTGGGCTTTGTACGCCGGCAGCTGGGTAGAGTGGATAGAAGAGATACCGTACCGCGAGACGCGCGTCTACGTGCGCTCCGTGTTGAAGAACTACGAGATATATATAGCGACCGACGAAGAAAACGGCGGAGAGGAGCGCTCCTTCTTCGCCGCGGGGCGTCCACCCGCAGGGAACAAAATGGCGGCGCTGAAGGAGAAATAA
- a CDS encoding triphosphoribosyl-dephospho-CoA synthase yields MKSSRSAKTLAAAAHEAAVKEVMTTPKPGLVDAEGRGCHEDMDCAMFIKSAEAIAPFWEIQAEAGLSLLPPKEALAKLREAGAEAELAMFRATGGINTHKGLIYLMSLLLYGAGFAAAAGGGAARAAEAASLVVRGSVASELASLASRPPDRPLSNGEKLFLAHGVTGIRGEAEGAFPSVTRHGLPVLRKSVASGASENDAGLAALLEIMAVCCDSNVIHRSGFDYWKNIYPPLVAEARRKFDPLRPDYRPLRELEKKFLPLRVSPGGAADLLSCTYFLYLFEKI; encoded by the coding sequence ATGAAGTCAAGCCGGAGCGCGAAGACGCTTGCCGCCGCGGCGCACGAGGCGGCTGTGAAGGAGGTCATGACGACTCCTAAGCCCGGGCTGGTGGACGCGGAGGGGCGCGGCTGCCACGAGGACATGGACTGCGCCATGTTCATAAAAAGCGCGGAGGCCATCGCGCCTTTCTGGGAAATCCAAGCCGAAGCGGGGCTTTCCCTCTTGCCGCCGAAGGAGGCCTTAGCCAAGCTGAGGGAGGCAGGCGCCGAGGCCGAGCTCGCGATGTTCCGAGCGACCGGCGGGATAAACACGCACAAAGGCTTGATCTATCTCATGTCTCTGCTGCTCTACGGCGCCGGCTTCGCGGCCGCGGCCGGAGGTGGGGCTGCGCGCGCGGCGGAAGCAGCGTCGCTCGTGGTGCGCGGCAGCGTCGCGTCGGAGCTTGCCTCGCTTGCGTCGCGTCCGCCTGACAGGCCCCTGTCGAACGGCGAAAAATTATTTTTGGCGCACGGCGTGACGGGCATACGCGGCGAAGCCGAGGGAGCGTTCCCGTCGGTGACGCGCCACGGGCTCCCCGTTCTGCGGAAGAGCGTCGCCTCAGGCGCGTCGGAAAACGACGCGGGGCTGGCGGCGCTGCTTGAAATAATGGCGGTCTGCTGCGACAGCAATGTGATTCACCGCTCCGGCTTCGATTACTGGAAAAATATTTATCCCCCTTTAGTCGCGGAGGCGCGGAGAAAATTCGACCCGCTGCGCCCCGACTACCGCCCCCTGCGCGAGCTGGAAAAAAAATTTCTGCCTCTGCGCGTGAGCCCCGGGGGAGCCGCGGACCTTTTGAGCTGTACCTATTTCCTCTATTTATTTGAAAAGATATAG
- a CDS encoding helix-turn-helix transcriptional regulator: protein MSLGNRIKSLRRAHHLTQQKLADKVDVSRIYVQALESNRRLPSMKLLQKLAPALDVELNDLLADFSNTKEKPARVQLETMLDSGELEIWYRSKKLTEKELRRVYRVVQAALDDWDEEDASEEQR from the coding sequence ATGAGCCTCGGCAACAGAATCAAATCGCTTCGAAGGGCGCACCACCTGACGCAGCAGAAGCTGGCCGACAAGGTCGACGTGAGCCGCATATATGTTCAGGCGTTGGAGAGCAACCGCAGGCTTCCGTCGATGAAGCTGCTGCAGAAGCTCGCGCCGGCTCTCGACGTCGAGCTGAACGACCTGCTCGCCGATTTTTCGAACACGAAGGAAAAGCCCGCGCGCGTGCAGCTCGAGACGATGCTCGACAGCGGCGAGCTGGAGATCTGGTACCGCAGCAAAAAGCTTACCGAAAAAGAGCTTCGCCGGGTCTACCGCGTCGTGCAGGCGGCCCTTGACGACTGGGACGAAGAGGATGCTTCCGAGGAGCAGCGCTGA
- a CDS encoding ImmA/IrrE family metallo-endopeptidase — protein MLPRSSAETLGGEPCDDVEEPGGAAEEYPSPPERIPEWASVESREWRRLDEFDILAKAEALTGLTLEIKNALLPSGVWGIHLVRGERGRIIVNAALSPFWRRFAVFHELYHLLHNTKGARFWQSTFFSMESFENRADTFAWAAVWPEWEENQYCDWN, from the coding sequence ATGCTTCCGAGGAGCAGCGCTGAAACGCTCGGCGGAGAGCCCTGCGATGACGTCGAAGAGCCGGGCGGCGCCGCTGAAGAGTATCCGTCGCCGCCCGAGCGCATACCCGAGTGGGCGAGCGTGGAGAGCAGAGAGTGGCGCCGCCTCGACGAGTTCGACATCCTCGCTAAGGCCGAGGCGCTGACGGGGCTGACGCTGGAAATAAAAAATGCTCTTCTTCCCTCCGGTGTCTGGGGCATCCACCTCGTGCGCGGCGAACGCGGCCGCATAATAGTTAACGCGGCGCTCTCCCCCTTCTGGCGTCGCTTCGCAGTCTTTCACGAGCTTTATCATCTGCTTCACAATACTAAAGGCGCGCGCTTCTGGCAGAGCACCTTCTTCTCGATGGAGAGCTTTGAGAACAGGGCCGACACATTCGCGTGGGCGGCGGTGTGGCCTGAGTGGGAGGAAAACCAATATTGCGACTGGAATTGA
- a CDS encoding radical SAM protein, with product MLKKYPFFLPLAGCRGQCVYCDQRAITGITEVPSPEFVRRELKKLTEPREICYFGGSFCRFPKEKIKEYLDAAVQASPKGSTLRFSTYPGDLRDDELRALVKGYPISRVELGIPTLDPAVLAACRREADPQKVFEDIALLMEDSLPVGVQMMIGLPGQSRESSLNDLERLATLKGAQRWELRLYPCLVIAGTELEALWRGGKYIPLTVEEAALWGGEFIERALVLGFVPIRIGLQETEALAARAVAGPHHPALGELILAEAEARRLAKNSPKGPWRVPRRGLSMFTGHGRFGIKRLAIHAAMTENEAEERIIFER from the coding sequence ATGCTGAAAAAATATCCCTTCTTCCTGCCCCTCGCCGGCTGCCGGGGGCAGTGCGTCTACTGCGACCAGCGCGCTATCACAGGGATAACCGAAGTCCCTTCGCCGGAATTCGTCCGCCGCGAATTGAAAAAATTGACCGAGCCGCGCGAGATATGCTACTTCGGCGGCTCGTTCTGCCGTTTCCCCAAAGAGAAGATAAAAGAATATCTCGACGCCGCCGTGCAGGCTTCTCCTAAGGGAAGCACGCTGCGCTTCTCGACCTATCCTGGAGACCTGCGCGACGACGAGCTGCGGGCCCTCGTGAAGGGCTACCCCATCTCCCGCGTCGAACTCGGCATCCCGACGCTCGACCCCGCCGTCCTCGCGGCATGCCGCCGCGAAGCCGACCCGCAGAAAGTATTCGAAGACATCGCGCTTCTGATGGAGGATTCTCTGCCGGTGGGGGTGCAGATGATGATAGGGCTGCCCGGGCAGAGCCGCGAAAGCAGCCTGAATGACCTTGAGAGGCTCGCGACGCTGAAAGGCGCGCAGAGGTGGGAGCTGCGCCTCTATCCCTGCCTGGTGATCGCAGGGACGGAGCTCGAGGCCCTGTGGCGCGGCGGAAAATATATCCCTCTGACGGTGGAGGAGGCCGCGCTATGGGGCGGAGAGTTCATCGAGCGCGCTCTCGTCCTCGGCTTCGTGCCGATAAGAATCGGCCTGCAGGAGACCGAAGCGCTCGCCGCCCGCGCCGTCGCCGGTCCGCACCATCCGGCGCTCGGCGAATTGATTCTGGCCGAGGCGGAGGCGAGGCGGCTGGCAAAAAATTCGCCGAAGGGGCCTTGGCGCGTGCCTCGCCGCGGCCTCTCGATGTTCACCGGACATGGGCGCTTCGGAATAAAACGCCTTGCAATACACGCGGCTATGACGGAAAATGAAGCGGAAGAGCGCATAATATTCGAACGCTGA
- a CDS encoding oxidoreductase, with product MKETDEREKIMKLFMPFENKIFPVRNRFVRAATWLAACRGDGRATSASISRQVEAAAGGAGTVISEFAYISPEGRALDKQWGIDGDDALPEVRALADAIHGAGSKLIVQICHAGCAAEAKEGARPYSPSGGRCPGNDSETAAMTLEDIKKVCRDFAAAAKRAMDGGADGVEIHGAHGFLLTQFMSPLINKRTDEYGGSFENRLRAMREVYSAVRGAVGEDFSVWLKLSAVEGADGGYGAEEGIGAALTLLADGVDVLEVSSGTGYSKPQHAPSVVGVSSGESEAPFAKYAAEIRSKAPKNSLVLLTGGLRSLPVIAALLDDGTADLFGMSRPFIAEPDLINRWAEDDARPSACVSCNACFRTSEYGAIDCPIMRDRQEGDWDPL from the coding sequence ATGAAAGAGACAGACGAACGGGAAAAGATAATGAAACTTTTTATGCCGTTTGAGAATAAAATTTTTCCTGTGAGGAACCGTTTCGTGAGGGCGGCGACCTGGCTTGCCGCGTGCCGCGGCGACGGGCGAGCGACGTCCGCTTCGATATCGCGGCAGGTCGAAGCCGCGGCCGGGGGGGCCGGAACGGTGATCTCGGAATTCGCATACATAAGCCCCGAGGGCAGGGCTCTCGACAAGCAGTGGGGAATCGACGGCGACGACGCGCTCCCGGAAGTGCGCGCGCTGGCCGACGCGATACACGGGGCCGGCTCGAAGCTGATCGTCCAGATATGCCACGCCGGCTGCGCCGCGGAAGCGAAGGAGGGCGCGCGCCCCTATTCGCCGAGCGGCGGAAGATGTCCTGGAAACGATTCGGAGACTGCCGCGATGACGCTCGAAGATATAAAAAAAGTCTGCCGCGACTTTGCCGCGGCGGCGAAGAGGGCGATGGATGGCGGAGCCGACGGCGTTGAGATTCACGGAGCGCACGGCTTTCTGCTGACGCAGTTCATGTCGCCGCTGATCAACAAAAGGACGGACGAATACGGCGGCTCGTTCGAGAACCGCCTCCGCGCGATGCGCGAGGTCTATTCCGCCGTGCGCGGCGCGGTAGGAGAGGACTTTTCAGTTTGGCTCAAGCTGAGCGCTGTAGAAGGCGCGGATGGGGGCTACGGAGCGGAGGAGGGGATAGGAGCGGCGCTCACTCTCTTAGCGGACGGCGTTGACGTGCTCGAAGTCTCCTCCGGCACGGGCTACTCGAAGCCGCAGCACGCGCCCTCGGTCGTCGGAGTCTCCTCCGGCGAATCGGAGGCTCCCTTTGCGAAATACGCGGCCGAAATAAGATCAAAGGCGCCTAAGAATTCTCTGGTTCTCCTCACCGGCGGGCTGCGTTCGCTGCCCGTCATCGCCGCACTGCTCGACGACGGGACGGCCGACCTCTTCGGAATGAGCCGTCCGTTCATAGCGGAGCCGGACTTGATAAACCGCTGGGCCGAGGATGACGCGCGCCCCTCGGCCTGCGTCTCCTGCAACGCCTGCTTCAGGACCTCGGAGTACGGCGCGATAGACTGTCCGATCATGCGCGACCGTCAGGAAGGGGACTGGGATCCGCTTTAA
- a CDS encoding MurR/RpiR family transcriptional regulator, with protein sequence MDSTQLQTILMEKAHTMPNKARRVAEYLLTNMREASFRSIGDIADELKVSKAQLVRVAQMLGFTGYAELKACMQKTILEQINPAALLARAVNSNDSFPESVFKAEHANLDDTMAQMSPNDTERFNELIKGANNIYCIGWGISSLVMELMQIRLTVMGCRAILCRRGGLSLWEQVRGVRKGDVVIVCELPSYAVEVTESVEIAHRNGAKVITLTDSAAAPVCRFADLQLNVSANSPTFGSSIIGPIFLTHVLTSALAVSLGAAAKRSFEEQANFLHDERIFHPIFGLKY encoded by the coding sequence ATGGATAGCACGCAGCTCCAGACCATTTTGATGGAAAAGGCGCACACGATGCCGAACAAGGCGCGCCGCGTAGCGGAATATCTTCTGACGAACATGCGCGAGGCGTCGTTCCGCTCTATAGGCGATATTGCGGACGAACTGAAGGTCTCGAAGGCCCAGCTCGTGCGCGTGGCTCAGATGCTCGGCTTTACCGGATACGCCGAACTGAAGGCCTGCATGCAGAAGACGATCCTCGAACAGATCAACCCCGCGGCGCTTCTCGCCAGAGCGGTGAATTCTAACGATTCGTTCCCGGAAAGCGTTTTCAAGGCGGAGCACGCCAACCTCGACGACACGATGGCGCAGATGTCGCCAAACGACACCGAGCGCTTCAACGAGCTGATCAAAGGCGCGAACAACATCTACTGCATAGGCTGGGGCATCTCCTCGCTTGTAATGGAGCTGATGCAGATACGCCTGACGGTCATGGGCTGCCGCGCGATACTCTGCCGCCGCGGAGGCCTGTCGCTCTGGGAGCAGGTGCGCGGCGTGCGCAAGGGCGACGTCGTGATCGTCTGCGAGCTTCCGAGCTACGCTGTGGAAGTCACGGAATCCGTCGAGATAGCTCACAGAAACGGCGCGAAGGTCATAACGCTGACGGACAGCGCCGCGGCTCCGGTCTGCCGTTTCGCCGATTTGCAGCTCAACGTCTCGGCGAACAGCCCGACCTTCGGCAGCAGCATAATCGGTCCGATATTCCTGACGCACGTGCTGACGTCGGCTCTCGCCGTGTCGTTGGGCGCGGCGGCGAAGCGTTCTTTCGAGGAGCAGGCAAACTTCCTGCACGACGAAAGAATCTTCCACCCGATCTTCGGACTGAAATATTAA
- a CDS encoding DpnI domain-containing protein — protein MNLSFDAKLAQNYKSRSQQIRVMSEAWGSDNLYCPCCGGEKLQRFENNRRVADFFCDECGEEYELKSKGGNIGRKIVDGAYASAIERINCSSNPNLLVLRYCGLIVSELVFVPKFFFVPSVIERRKALSKNARRGGWEGSNILYSKIPPDGRISIIKEGYETDKGFVLESYRRIKPLETKDIKKRGWLLDVLSCVNGVGEEFALKDIYKFSEALKAKHAENNNVEAKIRQQLQLLRDKGFIEFLGGGRYRRL, from the coding sequence ATGAATCTCAGCTTTGATGCGAAGCTTGCGCAGAATTACAAAAGCCGTTCGCAGCAGATACGGGTCATGAGCGAAGCATGGGGCTCGGATAATTTGTACTGTCCTTGCTGCGGGGGAGAGAAGTTGCAGCGTTTTGAAAACAACAGGCGCGTCGCGGATTTTTTCTGCGATGAGTGCGGCGAGGAATACGAGCTGAAGAGCAAGGGCGGAAACATCGGCAGAAAGATAGTCGACGGCGCGTACGCTTCCGCGATCGAAAGGATAAACTGCAGCTCAAACCCGAACTTGCTTGTGCTGCGCTATTGCGGCCTGATTGTCTCAGAGCTCGTATTCGTTCCGAAATTCTTTTTTGTCCCTTCCGTGATCGAAAGAAGAAAAGCCCTTTCAAAGAACGCACGCCGCGGTGGATGGGAAGGGAGCAACATCCTCTATTCCAAGATTCCGCCGGACGGCAGAATCAGCATTATAAAAGAGGGCTACGAAACGGATAAGGGCTTCGTCCTCGAAAGCTATCGGAGGATAAAGCCGCTTGAGACGAAGGATATAAAGAAACGCGGGTGGCTGCTTGACGTCCTGTCGTGCGTGAACGGCGTTGGCGAAGAGTTCGCCCTGAAAGACATATATAAATTTTCAGAAGCGCTGAAAGCGAAACACGCGGAGAACAACAACGTCGAAGCCAAAATCAGACAGCAGCTTCAGCTTCTGCGCGACAAGGGCTTCATAGAATTCCTTGGCGGGGGTCGCTACCGCAGGCTATAA
- the folK gene encoding 2-amino-4-hydroxy-6-hydroxymethyldihydropteridine diphosphokinase, which yields MSEHAVTLSLGSNLGNRLGMLRSALAKLEEGGVTITAASRVCETKPWGVTEQPLFLNICAKALTRLAAEDLLFLLKKTEAELGRSAGERWGPREIDIDIIFFDSLRFESEEMAIPHPRMHERGFVLAPLAEIAPDDVHPVLKKSVKELYDALPDSEKEGMTWITKI from the coding sequence ATGAGTGAGCACGCGGTAACCCTCTCTCTCGGCTCCAACCTAGGGAACAGGCTGGGGATGCTGAGGAGCGCGCTGGCGAAGCTCGAAGAGGGAGGCGTGACGATAACCGCAGCGAGCCGCGTCTGCGAGACGAAGCCGTGGGGCGTGACGGAGCAGCCTCTCTTCCTCAACATCTGCGCCAAGGCGCTTACGAGGCTCGCGGCGGAAGATTTGTTATTTCTGCTTAAAAAGACCGAGGCGGAGCTCGGGCGCTCTGCGGGAGAAAGATGGGGGCCGCGGGAGATCGACATCGACATAATATTTTTCGACTCGCTCCGCTTCGAAAGCGAAGAAATGGCGATCCCGCATCCGCGCATGCACGAGCGCGGCTTCGTGCTCGCGCCGCTCGCCGAGATCGCACCGGACGACGTTCACCCCGTCCTTAAAAAAAGCGTAAAGGAGCTGTATGACGCGCTCCCAGATTCTGAAAAGGAGGGTATGACGTGGATAACGAAAATATAA
- the folP gene encoding dihydropteroate synthase has protein sequence MQAHLIRLGDKKELEQAAVKIGCGEGSLSYFDARREMLQIYVTGAPSPAAAVIKQEMLSRGGDAAVHAQVITCGVKESDVIIFGTAKQLGFLAEKLEKMPWWKLPELAADIRSLVAPFEPRRVETPCGAELSFGSRMLLMGIINLTDDSFFAGSRCGDDVSQALRRALKMAEEGADILDLGAESTRPGSGRVPEEEEMSRISAAVRAIRKELPKMPLSIDTTRSSTARAALAEGADLINDISGLQFDEKIAEAAAEGRALLCVMHTRGTPQNMQEQCGYEDLISDVCQFLRGAARKAIDSGVEKEKIIIDPGIGFAKNYNQNLMILRHCESFKALGYPLLIGASRKRFVGAATKKETPAERLAGTLAVTALCAAARADIIRVHDVKENKEAIMMAEAIIGADYE, from the coding sequence ATGCAGGCGCATTTGATTCGCTTAGGAGACAAAAAAGAGCTCGAACAGGCTGCGGTAAAGATCGGCTGCGGCGAGGGATCGCTGAGCTATTTCGACGCGCGCCGCGAAATGCTTCAGATATACGTGACTGGAGCGCCGTCGCCGGCCGCCGCCGTCATCAAGCAGGAGATGCTTTCGCGCGGCGGGGATGCGGCCGTCCACGCACAGGTCATAACCTGCGGCGTCAAGGAAAGCGACGTGATAATTTTCGGCACGGCCAAGCAGCTCGGCTTCCTCGCTGAGAAGCTGGAAAAGATGCCGTGGTGGAAGCTGCCGGAGCTCGCGGCGGACATCCGTTCCCTCGTAGCGCCCTTCGAGCCGCGCAGGGTGGAAACGCCCTGCGGCGCAGAGCTCTCGTTTGGATCGAGAATGCTGCTGATGGGGATAATCAACCTTACCGACGATTCCTTCTTCGCCGGCAGCCGCTGCGGAGACGACGTTTCGCAGGCGCTGCGCCGCGCGCTGAAAATGGCCGAGGAGGGCGCTGACATACTGGACCTCGGCGCCGAATCGACGCGCCCGGGCTCCGGACGCGTTCCGGAGGAGGAGGAGATGTCGCGCATCTCAGCCGCCGTCAGGGCGATAAGAAAAGAGCTGCCGAAAATGCCGCTTTCTATAGACACGACCCGTTCGTCGACGGCGCGCGCGGCGCTCGCCGAAGGCGCGGATCTCATAAACGACATCTCGGGGCTGCAGTTCGACGAAAAGATCGCGGAGGCCGCCGCCGAAGGGCGCGCGCTGCTCTGCGTGATGCATACGCGCGGCACGCCGCAGAACATGCAGGAACAGTGCGGCTACGAAGACCTCATATCCGACGTCTGCCAATTCCTGCGCGGCGCGGCGCGCAAAGCGATCGACTCCGGCGTCGAAAAAGAAAAGATAATAATCGACCCCGGCATCGGCTTCGCGAAAAATTACAATCAAAACCTTATGATCCTGCGCCACTGCGAAAGCTTCAAGGCGCTTGGCTATCCTCTGCTGATCGGAGCGTCGCGCAAAAGATTCGTGGGCGCCGCGACAAAAAAGGAAACTCCGGCCGAACGCTTAGCCGGCACGCTTGCCGTGACGGCGCTCTGCGCCGCGGCCCGCGCCGATATAATCAGAGTCCACGACGTAAAGGAGAACAAAGAGGCTATAATGATGGCGGAAGCCATTATTGGAGCGGACTATGAGTGA